A single window of Aphidius gifuensis isolate YNYX2018 linkage group LG1, ASM1490517v1, whole genome shotgun sequence DNA harbors:
- the LOC122860947 gene encoding eukaryotic translation initiation factor 2D, with product MFIKPFKVKSNNQLKGTERKKLCEDVLISFPNLSDADVQALLPKKETISSMKIITHGGELCKLYCVAKVPMFFQLDQPNLQLFPTIFTLWQHPDLLYYYTTYPPVVSKLANGAHLMLPGVVLNGPTTIKSYGKLEKNTPVAINTDDNKAAVAVGVTSHSSEEMYMCGGRGKCVDVIHVIGDALCQLGKPPTRPQIDDKSDTPTVNEDSTSDIVEDLNTAAIDDDINDNKNDDINENNIVTTPPEINNLDPIKEMDKLLEYCFLKACKIFKKNDLPILSSSFFKNHLIAACPSDQIVDVKKSSFKKLSAFLAYMVSKGVINTTIIKGVESITQIQSSNPLIRELVINETAEPSKPVSSNTPVVSECFRVTADVLPILSKFGYEKGDVMKRVEIRKCFMDYVKKENLQDGKMMNINPQLAGTLRTKENVLSLTIEDGINKFIGKMTHTHEITVGNTTLLHTGKLEPIDITVTTRCNNKKVTLINNLETFGIKLDEFSKECQGIGASATITDVPGKKTPNVLVQGNQVLYVYKLLTEKYRINKNHIKGLEFAPKKKK from the exons atgtttataaaaccTTTCAAAGTTAAGTCCAACAATCAATTAAAAGGAACAGAaag aaaaaaattatgtgaagatgtattaatttcatttccaAATTTATCTGATGCTGATGTTCAAGCTTTATtaccaaaaaaagaaacaataagttcaatgaaaataataacccATGGTGGtgaattatgtaaattatattgtgtTGCTAAAGTACCAATGTTTTTTCAACTTGATCAaccaaatttacaattattccCAACAATTTTTACTCTCTGGCAACATCcagatttattatattattataccaCATATCCACCAGTTGTATCAAAATTAGCAAATGGTGCACATCTAATGTTACCTGGTGTTGTTTTAAATGGtccaacaacaataaaatcatatggtaaactagaaaaaaatacaccaGTTGCAATAAATACTGATGATAATAAG gcAGCTGTTGCTGTTGGTGTAACATCACACTCATCAGAAGAAATGTACATGTGTGGTGGACGTGGTAAATGTGTTGATGTTATTCACGTTATTGGTGATGCCCTGTGTCAACTTGGTAAACCTCCAACAAGACcacaaattgatgataaatcagaTACTCCAACTGTCAATGAAGACTCAACTTCAGATATTGTTGAAGATTTAAATACAGCTGCCATAGATGATGacatcaatgataataaaaatgatgatattaatgaaAACAATATTGTAACAACACCACCAGAAATTAATAATCTTGATCCAATCAAAGAAATGGATAAATTActtgaatattgttttttaaaagcatgtaaaatttttaaaaagaatgaTCTTCCAATTTTAAGTTcaagcttttttaaaaatcatttaatagcTGCATGTCCTTCAGATCAAattgttgatgttaaaaaatcaagttttaaaaaattatcagcatTTCTTGCTTATATGGTATCAAAAGGTGTTATcaatacaacaataattaaaggTGTTGAAAGTATAACACAAATtcag tcATCAAATCCATTGATAAGGGAACTTGTTATTAATGAAACAGCTGAACCATCAAAACCAGTATCTTCAAATACTCCAGTTGTGTCTGAATGTTTTCGTGTTACTGCTGATGTACTTCCAATACTTTCAAAATTTGGATATGA aaAAGGTGATGTAATGAAACGTGTAGAAATACGTAAATGTTTTATGgattatgttaaaaaagaaaatcttcAAGATGGAAA AATGATGAATATTAATCCTCAACTTGCTGGTACATTGCGTACAAAAGAAAATGTTTTATCATTGACAATAGAAGatggaattaataaatttattggaaaaatgaCACATACTCATGAAATAACAGTTGGTAATACGACATTGTTGCATACTGGAAAATTAGAACCAATTGATATAACAGTAACAACAAGATGTAACaataaaaag gttactcttattaataatttagaaactTTTGGAATTAAACTTGATGAATTTAGTAAAGAATGTCAAGGTATTGGTGCAAGTGCGACAATAACAGATGTACCTGGTAAAAAAACACCAAATGTTCTTGTTCAAGGAAATCAAGTCCtctatgtttataaattattaactg aaaaatatcgtatcaacaaaaatcatattaaagGATTGGAGTTTgcaccgaaaaaaaaaaagtga
- the LOC122847848 gene encoding mothers against decapentaplegic homolog 5-like: MSWSIKKCYQKISPVVYEELDNWADIAYYEYNTRVGDVHHSHSQCIIIDGFSNPMDNTSRFSIGKLINPSRHPLSESIRKHIGKGLHLHYMGGQAVMIFNFEEFSTLISQRVNRGYEAVHELTKMCVMRASFVKGFGPEYPKRYDITLAPCWVEIRLISAFKWLDKVMTTMDSPASRATSYS, translated from the exons ATGTCGtggtcaataaaaaaatg ttatcaaaaaatatcacCAGTTGTTTATGAGGAACTTGATAATTGGGCTGATATTGCatattatgaatataataCAAGAGTTGGTGATGTACATCATAGTCATTCAcagtgtattattattgatggttTTTCAAATCCAATGGATAATACATCAAGATTTTcaattggtaaattaattaatccaaGTCGTCATCCATTATCTGAATCAATTAGAAAACATATTGGTAAAGGTTTACATTTACATTATATGGGTG GACAAGCTgttatgatatttaattttgaagaaTTTTCAACATTAATATCACAACGTGTTAATCGTGGCTATGAAGCTGTTCATGAATTAACTAAAATGTGTGTTATGag gGCATCATTTGTCAAAGGATTTGGACCAGAGTATCCAAAAAGATATGATATAACATTGGCACCATGTTGGGTTGAAATACGATTGATCAGTGCATTCAAATGGTTGGATAAAGTTATGACAACAATGGATTCACCAGCTAGTCGTGCAACTtcttattcataa
- the LOC122847849 gene encoding fatty acyl-CoA reductase 1-like, which produces MKPNIIEINHKDQYNFDENSIQDFFTGSIIFITGSTGFLGKALLEKLLRSCKKISIIYILLRSKNGQTIQQRLEKLMDNLIFDRIKFEYPDCFTKVIPINGDISQVKLGLSENDYCLLFEKVNIVFHCAATVGFNEPFKTAINQNVGGTKQVIDLCLKMFNLKSFVYVSTAYTNKLQDKHPNTYTLTKNFAENLINNYKDKLPIAIVRPSIISGAVQEPFPGWVDNFIGATGVMAQVGVGLAKSIFGEENKIVDLIPIDIVVNTLICASWNNIIQPSNKIQVYNCVSGPFNPLR; this is translated from the exons ATGAAGCCTAATATTATCGAAATAAATCATAaagatcaatataattttgatgaaaattcaatCCAAGATTTTTTTACtggatcaataatatttattactggATCAACTGGTTTTTTGGGTAAAGCATTGCTTGAAAAACTTTTACGatcttgtaaaaaaatttcaataatttacataCTTTTGAGATCAAAAAATGGTCAAACAATTCAACAAAGACTTGAAAAACTCATGGATAATTTA atatttGATAGAATTAAATTTGAGTATCCAGATTGTTTTACAAAAGTAATTCCAATAAATGGTGACATTAGCCAAGTAAAACTTGGTCTCAGTGAAAATGATTATTgtcttttatttgaaaaagtaaatattgtatttcatTGTGCTGCAACAGTGGGTTTTAATGAGCCTTTTAAAACAGCTATAAATCAAAATGTTGGAGGAACTAAACAAGTCATTGatctttgtttaaaaatgtttaatttaaaaagttttgttTATGTCAGTACAGCATATa ctaatAAATTACAAGATAAACATCCAAATACTTATACATTAACGAAAAATTttgctgaaaatttaattaataattataaagataAATTGCCAATTGCAATTGTACGACCAAGTATAATATCTGGTGCTGTACAAGAACCATTTCCTGGATgggttgataattttattggaGCAACTGGAGTTATGGCACAAGTTGGAGTTGGACTTGCTAAAAGTATATTTggtgaagaaaataaaattgttgatcttATTCCAATTGACATTGTTGTTAATACACTTATTTGTGCTTCttggaataatattattcaaccatcaaataaaattcaagtatataatTGTGTTAGTGGACCATTCAATCCTTtgaggtaa
- the LOC122860949 gene encoding E3 UFM1-protein ligase 1 homolog codes for MSSVDWDEIKRLAADFQKAQLSSTLQKLSESNCIEIILKLIETNLLDVIFTADGKEYITPQHLEKEIRDELYVCGGRINLVELSKILNVDLSHVKSIVSNIEKHNKNINIILGQVIDNNYKKKISLEINDKLNQIGYINVTELTLQYDLPTEFIQNLVEKELGNTVHGKQDKQDSRIFYTENFIAKNRAKIRGALSAITKPTPLTAILGQCNVPERIFFSILDNLHGAIEVPGVITGKHGNNGIYVPSIYSKSQTEWIDNFYKQNGYLEYDALTRLGISDSKNYIKRHFPQDELTLLDTVAIGPSIIDQIDANIEDVIATNSFIDIYPLLPSVFSPEDIETILKYKQKQSKSIFHIFSTTVIVSDEYLKILNKPLESIAEIKAKEFVDNGKWLQHIADNKIRSGSSRNIESIKIDKKDERRKKASSGKAGGGGQGRETKTKSTKKKYLHGKNNDYDSDDDNKLSKNNEKNELIFVTIDDLKKKLLNDDNLNDIDGFVDELCIYYQPKLNKIAYSLAEKLAQTTKTNNLSEIEDKLNMLMTNIKIFDKGIKCISSSKDTQIALTKYLMKTLATDFINELLKLAAQQNMIQFPNNLTTETRQKLLQELPQDVNEPLGNVHKAIIKNSIDDFLDSVEMALSSCCLVYRKFDKKREKSNVLEHRQALIEQLNQTQDVALALHLTTSILFTASTQCALHISGRHVSAILTFLQKHLDPTIVTKLLHFHDLVLQLLSSDDETIKETARSSLTEGLEELKNIANDFKKYVVTEKC; via the exons ATGTCATCTGTAGATTGGGATGAAATAAAACGTCTAGCAGCTGATTTTCAAAAAGCCCAATTAAGTTCAACACTACAAAa attaTCAGAGAGTAATtgcattgaaataatattaaaattaattgagacAAATTTACTTGATGTTATATTTACTGCTGATGGAAAAGAATATATAACACCACAACatcttgaaaaagaaatacgTGATGAATTATATGTTTGTGGTGGACGTATTAATTtagttgaattatcaaaaatattaaatgttgatttatcacatgttaaatcaattgtatcaaatattgaaaaacataacaaaaatattaatattatacttggacaagtaattgataataattataaaaaaaaaatatcacttgaaattaatgataaattaaatcaaattggTTATATTAATGTAACTGAATTGACATTACAATATGATTTACCAACtgaatttatacaaaatcttgttgaaaaaGAACTTGGTAATACAGTACATGGAAAACAAGATAAACAAgattcaagaattttttatactgaaaattttattgctaaaAATCGTGCTAAAATTAGAGGTGCATTATCAGCAATAACAAAACCTACACCATTAACAGCAATACTGGGACAATGCAATGTACCAGaaaggatattttttt caATACTTGACAATTTACATGGTGCAATTGAAGTACCAGGTGTAATAACTGGTAAACATGGAAATAATGGTATTTATGTACCatcaatatattcaaaaagtCAGACAGAAtggattgataatttttacaaacaaaatggATATCTTG aatatgATGCATTAACTCGACTTGGTATATCTGattcgaaaaattatataaaacgtCATTTTCCTCAAGATGAATTGACATTACTTGATACAGTTGCTATTGGGCCATCAATAATTGATCAAATTGATGCAAATATTGAAGATGTCATTGcaacaaattcatttattgatatatatccACTTTTACCATCAGTATTTTCACCAGAAGATATcgaaacaatattaaaatataaacaaaaacaaagtaaatcgatatttcatatattttcaacaacagTTATTGTTtctgatgaatatttaaaaatattaaataaaccacTTGAATCAATTGCTGAAATAAAAGCTAAagaatttgttgataatggtAAATGGTTACAACATAttgctgataataaaatacgtaGTGGTTCATCACGTaatattgaatcaataaaaattgataaaaaagatgaacGTAGAAAAAAAGCATCAAGTGGTAAagctggtggtggtggacaAGGACGTGAAACTAAAAcaaaatcaactaaaaaaaaatatttacatggaaaaaataatgattatgattcagatgatgataataaattatcgaaaaataatgaaaaaaatgagctTATATTTGtaacaattgatgatttaaaaaaaaaattattaaatgatgataatttaaatgacattgatggttttgttgatgaattatgtatttattatcagccaaaattgaacaaaattgCTTATTCATTGGCTGAAAAATTAGcacaaacaacaaaaacaaataatttaagtgaaattgaagataaattaaatatgttaatgacaaatataaaaatatttgataaaggTATCAAGTGTATATCATCAAGCAAAGATACACAAATTGCattgacaaaatatttaatgaaaacatTGGCTactgattttataaatgaattattaaaattagctgcacaacaaaatatgatacaatttccaaataatttaacaactgAAACACGTCAAAAATTACTACAAGAATTACCACAAGACGTTAATGAGCCACTTGGTAATGTACACAAagctattattaaaaattcaattgatgattttttggaTAGTGTTGAAATGGCATTGTCAAGTTGTTGTTTAGTTTAtcgtaaatttgataaaaaacgtgaaaaatcaaatgttCTTGAGCATAGACAAGCACTTattgaacaattaaatcaaaCTCAAGATGTTGCACTTGCATTACATTTAacaacaagtattttatttactgcTTCAACCCAATGTGCCTTACACATTTCGGGAAGACATGTTTCagcaattttaacatttttacaaaaacatTTAGATCCAACAATTGTCACAAAGTTACTTCATTTTCatg acttGGTACTTCAATTGTTGAGTTCTGATGATGAAACAATCAAAGAAACAGCTCGTTCATCATTAACTGAAGGACTTGAAGAACtcaaaaatattgcaaatgactttaaaaaatatgttgttactgaaaaatgttaa
- the LOC122860950 gene encoding eukaryotic translation initiation factor 3 subunit D translates to MNDDKVEEVIQKIESVHFKAPAIQNNSKGWGPCELPNQFKDIPYQPFSKSDRLGKISDWTGASFQDKKFMNKYTSQFGSGSQYSYYHDEDESTFHLVDTTRVQKPLYQRGRFGRNLRMRGGRGGLINQMQQLSKLKSRERERKGQQFKKWGRQQGMRNRNQQQIKIRDASVTVKPSWQTIEEMEFSRLSKLSLPSIKNGEDVLCAGSLEYYDKTYDRVNVKNEKPLQRIDRIFHTVTTTDDPIIRKLSKTDTGNVFATDAILATIMCCTRSNYSWDIVIEKIGDKLFFDKRDNTEFDLLTVNETSIEPPQDDGNILNSPRNLALEATFINHNFSQQVLKSNEPRYKFPVDNPFITDTDEETDVASIAYRYKKWDLNNGIILICRCEHDAVVQGPNGELQFLTIKALNEWDSKLANGVEWRQKLDGQRGAVLANELRNNACKLAKWTIQALLVGSDQIKFGYVSRANVRDSSKHVILGTQQYKPIEFATQINLNMDNAWGILRCIIDICLKQKDGKYLIMKDPNKPMIRLYDIPDNTFDSEEEDDDDDDNEPTANDAFQN, encoded by the exons atgaatGACGATAAAGTTGAAGAAGtgattcaaaaaattgaatcagTTCATTTTAAAGCACCAgctattcaaaataattctaAAGGATGGGGTCCATGTGAATTACCAAATCAATTTAAAGATATACCATATCAACCATTCTCAAAAAGTGACAGACTTGGTAAG atatcTGATTGGACTGGAGCTTCTTtccaagataaaaaattcatga ACAAGTATACATCACAATTTGGATCTGGTAGTCAATATTCTTACTATCATGATGAAGATGAATCAACATTTCATTTGGTTGATACAACAAGAGTACAAAAACCATTGTATCAACGTGGTAGATTTGGTAGAAATTTACGTATGCGTGGTGGTCGTGGtggtttaataaatcaaatgcaACAACtgagtaaattaaaatcacgtgaacgtgaacgtaaaggacaacaatttaaaaaatggggACGTCAACAAGGTATGAGAAATagaaatcaacaacaaataaaaatacgtgaTGCATCAGTAACAGTTAAACCAAGTTGGCAAACAATTGAAGAAATGGAATTTTCacgtttatcaaaattatcattaccatcaataaaaaatggtGAAGATGTATTATGTGCTGGTTCATTggaatattatgataaaacaTATGATCgtgttaatgttaaaaatgaaaaaccatTACAACGTATTGATCGTATATTTCATACAGTAACAACAACTGATGATCCAATAATACGTAAATTATCTAAAACAGATACTGGTAATGTATTTGCAACTGATGCAATACTTGCAACAATTATGTGTTGTACACGTAGTAATTATTCATGGGatattgttattgaaaaaattggtgataaattattttttgataaacgtGATAATAcagaatttgatttattaacagTCAATGAAACAAGTATTGAGCCACCACAAGATGAtggtaatatattaaattcaccAAGAAATCTTGCACTTGAAGcaacatttataaatcataatttttcacAACAAGTACTTAAATCAAATGAACCAAGATATAAATTTCCAGTAGATAATCCATTTATAACTGATACTGACGAAGAAACAGATGTTGCAAGTATTGCATATCGTTATAAAAAATGGGATTTAAATAAtggtattatattaatatgtcGTTGTGAACATGATGCTGTTGTACAAGGACCAAATGgtgaattacaatttttaacaataaaagcaTTAAATGAATGGGATTCAAAATTAGCTAATGGTGTTGAATGGCGTCAAAAATTAGATGGTCAACGTGGTGCTGTACTTGCTAATGAACTACGTAATAATGCATGTAAACTTGCTAAATGGACAATTCAAGCACTACTTGTTGGTTCtgatcaaattaaatttggcTATGTTTCACGTGCAAATGTACGTGATTCAAGTAAACATGTTATTTTGGGAACACAACAGTATAAACCAATTGAATTTGCAACACAAATTAACTTAAATATGGACAATGCTTGGGGTATTTTAAGatgtattattgatatttgtttaaaacaaaaagatgGAAAATATCTTATTATGAAAGATCCAAATAAACCTATGATACGTTTATATGATATTCCTGATAATACATTTGACAGTGAAGAAgaagacgatgatgatgatgataatgaaccAACTGCTAATGATgcttttcaaaattaa
- the LOC122860951 gene encoding probable low-specificity L-threonine aldolase 2 isoform X1: MSDDECMLDPYKPAYKIYTMSYGETSNHRTMAEMGVNSATNAIIVDLRSDTITKPCLAMRQAMFSAEVGDDVCEEDPTVINLEKTAANLLGKEASLFVTSGTMGNLISIMVHCNTRGCEIYVGEDSHIVAHEQGGSSQIAGVILRTFPNNPDGTFDLNKVKEKIHDPSDAHYAIPKMIAIENTISGKALPMSWINQVVEFAKKYNLKLHMDGARLFNAVTKTGLSAIEITRQFDSVTFCLSKGLGAPVGSMLCGSKEFIKQARRVRKVLGGGMRQSGVLAAAGLIALENRFKLNKDHEKAKIIMDTINNTGSSLFKVYSHGQETNMVLIYINNKTKLTAKLFAERLGQVIDDDNDDKTIIKAWSVSPEFVRLVFHLDINDEMLIAAQKKITYLIKKYDTKCI, from the exons atgtcAGACGACGAATGCATGTTAGATCCGTACAAG ccagcgtataaaatatataccatGTCTTATGGAGAAACAAGTAATCATCGCACGATGGCCGAAATGGGGGTAAATTCGGCTACGAat gCAATTATTGTCGATTTGCGAAGTGATACAATCACAAAGCCTTGCTTGGCAATGAGACAAGCAATGTTTTCTGCTGAAGTTGGTGATGATGTTTGTGAAGAAGATCCAACTGttataa ACTTAGAAAAAACAGCAGCCAATTTACTAGGCAAAGAAGCTTCATTATTTGTAACAAGTGGAACAATGGGCAATTTAATTTCCA taatGGTTCATTGTAACACAAGAGGATGTGAAATTTATGTAGGTGAAGATTCACATATTGTTGCTCATGAACAAGGTGGATCATCACAAATTGCTGGAGTAATTTTACGTACCTTTCCAAATAATCCAGATGGtacatttgatttaaataaagttaaagaaaaaattcatgatcCTAGTGATGCCCATTATGCTATTCCAAAAATGATTGCTATTGAGAATACAATATCAGGAAAAGCATTGCCAATGAGTTGGATAAATCAAGTTGTagaatttgcaaaaaaatataatttaaaacttcaTATGGATGGTGCAAGATTGTTCAATGCTGTCACAAAAACTGGTCTATCAGCAATTGAAATTACTAGGCAATTTGATTCAGTAACATTTTGCCTTAGCAAAGGTCTTGGAGCACCAGTTGGTTCTATGCTTTGTGGAAGcaaagaatttattaaacaagcAAGACGAGTTAGAAAAGTCTTGGGTGGTGGTATGCGTCAGTCTGGTGTACTTGCTGCTGCTGGTCTTATTGCACTAGAAAatagatttaaattaaataaagatcatgaaaaagcaaaaattattatggatACTATCAATAATACTGGATCAAGTCTATTTAAAGTTTACTCACATGGTCAAGAGACAAATAtggtattaatttatattaataataaaacaaaattaacagCAAAATTATTTGCTGAACGTCTTGGTCAAGttattgatgatgacaatgatgataaaacaatCATTAAAGCTTGGTCGGTTTCACCTGAATTTGTAAGACTTGTTTTTCATCTTgatataaatgatgaaatgTTAATAgctgcacaaaaaaaaattacatatctcataaaaaaatatgatacaaAATGTATttag
- the LOC122860951 gene encoding probable low-specificity L-threonine aldolase 2 isoform X2 encodes MSYGETSNHRTMAEMGVNSATNAIIVDLRSDTITKPCLAMRQAMFSAEVGDDVCEEDPTVINLEKTAANLLGKEASLFVTSGTMGNLISIMVHCNTRGCEIYVGEDSHIVAHEQGGSSQIAGVILRTFPNNPDGTFDLNKVKEKIHDPSDAHYAIPKMIAIENTISGKALPMSWINQVVEFAKKYNLKLHMDGARLFNAVTKTGLSAIEITRQFDSVTFCLSKGLGAPVGSMLCGSKEFIKQARRVRKVLGGGMRQSGVLAAAGLIALENRFKLNKDHEKAKIIMDTINNTGSSLFKVYSHGQETNMVLIYINNKTKLTAKLFAERLGQVIDDDNDDKTIIKAWSVSPEFVRLVFHLDINDEMLIAAQKKITYLIKKYDTKCI; translated from the exons atGTCTTATGGAGAAACAAGTAATCATCGCACGATGGCCGAAATGGGGGTAAATTCGGCTACGAat gCAATTATTGTCGATTTGCGAAGTGATACAATCACAAAGCCTTGCTTGGCAATGAGACAAGCAATGTTTTCTGCTGAAGTTGGTGATGATGTTTGTGAAGAAGATCCAACTGttataa ACTTAGAAAAAACAGCAGCCAATTTACTAGGCAAAGAAGCTTCATTATTTGTAACAAGTGGAACAATGGGCAATTTAATTTCCA taatGGTTCATTGTAACACAAGAGGATGTGAAATTTATGTAGGTGAAGATTCACATATTGTTGCTCATGAACAAGGTGGATCATCACAAATTGCTGGAGTAATTTTACGTACCTTTCCAAATAATCCAGATGGtacatttgatttaaataaagttaaagaaaaaattcatgatcCTAGTGATGCCCATTATGCTATTCCAAAAATGATTGCTATTGAGAATACAATATCAGGAAAAGCATTGCCAATGAGTTGGATAAATCAAGTTGTagaatttgcaaaaaaatataatttaaaacttcaTATGGATGGTGCAAGATTGTTCAATGCTGTCACAAAAACTGGTCTATCAGCAATTGAAATTACTAGGCAATTTGATTCAGTAACATTTTGCCTTAGCAAAGGTCTTGGAGCACCAGTTGGTTCTATGCTTTGTGGAAGcaaagaatttattaaacaagcAAGACGAGTTAGAAAAGTCTTGGGTGGTGGTATGCGTCAGTCTGGTGTACTTGCTGCTGCTGGTCTTATTGCACTAGAAAatagatttaaattaaataaagatcatgaaaaagcaaaaattattatggatACTATCAATAATACTGGATCAAGTCTATTTAAAGTTTACTCACATGGTCAAGAGACAAATAtggtattaatttatattaataataaaacaaaattaacagCAAAATTATTTGCTGAACGTCTTGGTCAAGttattgatgatgacaatgatgataaaacaatCATTAAAGCTTGGTCGGTTTCACCTGAATTTGTAAGACTTGTTTTTCATCTTgatataaatgatgaaatgTTAATAgctgcacaaaaaaaaattacatatctcataaaaaaatatgatacaaAATGTATttag